In the genome of Syntrophorhabdaceae bacterium, one region contains:
- a CDS encoding thiamine pyrophosphate-binding protein — protein sequence MLGKQAIIEFFKKNKIRNVFHLPGIHTLPLDEALENQNNIKTFIGRHESGIISMADGYTRASGNIGVVIVTPGPGLGNIVSGCMEAYGDDIPLMIIHTDTERKKTGRGILHELKEPENIFKHFTKKTFSIHDAGRITSTLTEAYCTALSGRKGPVVVSIPYVLFEKKVSAGLPVSLVLNVQKTGTTGIAKNRMKISRTITDLEKILHGKKRVLMIGGKSLMLNNIQQTLERICLGASIPFLATTGGKGIVREDSPYSFGNVMKKGVVRDMVASADLVIAVGTRLRDVDAKRRGVKIRELVHIDIDDQWIGKNYPTRLGITGDLKEILDELYRVLKGKKFEWDLSHLKDLMSDEEASLLKRSFACAVTKLLRETIPENTITVCDLNTPSYWAEYYLPVYHQNTFLMPRGISPIFYSLPASIGAKIGRPDRPCLALCGDGGILPAIGELATLKRYGIPVVVFVHNNNSFGILEDAMIDRYNQTGSMVLNSPDFVKLAQSFGIRAKRTKTLKGLRDILLRDITWDEPYLIEFVQPVSPPPWRV from the coding sequence ATGCTTGGTAAACAAGCGATTATAGAGTTTTTTAAAAAAAATAAGATTCGGAATGTCTTCCATTTACCCGGTATTCACACTCTTCCTCTTGACGAAGCTCTTGAAAATCAAAACAATATCAAAACCTTTATCGGCAGACATGAATCCGGCATCATATCCATGGCCGATGGATACACCAGGGCCTCAGGAAACATCGGCGTCGTTATTGTTACTCCGGGACCCGGCCTCGGGAATATTGTTTCCGGTTGTATGGAGGCCTACGGCGACGATATTCCACTTATGATCATACACACAGACACGGAAAGAAAAAAAACAGGCAGAGGTATACTCCATGAGCTCAAAGAACCTGAAAACATCTTCAAACATTTTACAAAAAAGACCTTTTCAATCCATGACGCCGGGCGCATAACATCAACCCTTACGGAAGCTTATTGTACCGCCCTTTCGGGAAGGAAAGGCCCTGTCGTCGTATCAATACCTTACGTCTTATTCGAAAAAAAGGTATCCGCCGGACTCCCCGTGTCACTGGTCCTCAACGTTCAGAAAACGGGTACAACGGGGATTGCAAAAAACAGGATGAAGATTTCCCGGACAATCACCGATCTTGAAAAGATCCTCCATGGGAAAAAAAGGGTTCTCATGATCGGCGGGAAATCTCTGATGCTGAACAATATACAGCAGACCCTTGAGCGTATCTGTCTCGGCGCTTCCATTCCCTTCCTCGCAACCACCGGTGGCAAAGGTATCGTACGGGAAGATAGTCCATATTCCTTTGGCAATGTTATGAAAAAAGGGGTTGTGCGGGATATGGTCGCATCAGCTGATCTCGTTATCGCCGTCGGAACACGTCTGCGCGATGTGGATGCAAAAAGAAGAGGGGTGAAGATCCGGGAATTGGTCCATATCGATATCGACGACCAATGGATAGGGAAAAATTATCCGACACGGCTCGGCATTACTGGAGACCTTAAAGAGATACTCGATGAGCTTTACCGGGTTCTTAAAGGTAAAAAGTTCGAATGGGATCTATCGCATCTTAAAGACCTCATGTCCGACGAAGAAGCCTCTCTCCTTAAAAGGTCTTTTGCCTGCGCTGTAACAAAGCTTCTGCGGGAGACCATTCCGGAAAACACAATAACAGTATGCGATCTCAATACCCCATCATACTGGGCGGAATACTATCTTCCTGTTTATCATCAAAACACCTTCCTGATGCCCCGCGGTATATCACCGATATTCTATTCCCTGCCTGCAAGCATCGGCGCAAAGATAGGAAGACCTGACAGGCCCTGCCTTGCGCTGTGCGGGGACGGGGGTATACTCCCTGCGATAGGCGAGCTTGCAACACTGAAAAGATATGGCATACCCGTTGTTGTCTTTGTACATAATAATAATAGTTTTGGGATCCTGGAAGACGCCATGATCGACCGCTATAATCAAACAGGGTCTATGGTGCTCAACAGTCCTGATTTTGTAAAACTCGCGCAGTCCTTTGGGATCAGGGCCAAAAGGACAAAAACCCTGAAAGGGCTTCGTGATATCCTGCTGCGGGATATCACATGGGACGAACCCTACCTGATAGAGTTCGTGCAGCCCGTCTCCCCGCCACCCTGGAGGGTATGA